A genome region from Dickeya dadantii NCPPB 898 includes the following:
- the sbmA gene encoding peptide antibiotic transporter SbmA has protein sequence MFKSFFPTPKLFFSSALIWSLVAVIIWYGWGRPLGDSLLHISQPLPQGAIRFLSPAFLWFYGYYLLCVGLFAGAWAWLSPHPWQRWSILGTSLIIFVTYFSVEVGVAVNDWYVPFYDLIQKALSAPNAVTIQAFYQQLLIFLGIALTAVTVGVLNLFFVSHYVFRWRTAMNDYYTSHWQALRHIEGAAQRIQEDTMRFASTVESLGVDLVKSLMTLIAFLPVLVSLSSHVKSLPLIGEIPYGLVIAAVIWSLAGTGVLALIGIKLPGLEFNNQRVEAAYRKELVYGEDDASRAAPPTVKQLFGNVRKNYFRLYFHYTYFNIARVLYLQTDNIFGIIMLLPSIVAGSLTLGLMTQITNVFDQVRGSFQYLINSWTTIVELMSIYKRLRSFESVIQDVPMTTDAADATSGA, from the coding sequence ATGTTCAAATCGTTTTTTCCCACCCCCAAACTGTTTTTCTCCTCCGCGCTGATCTGGTCGCTGGTAGCGGTGATCATCTGGTATGGCTGGGGGCGTCCGCTGGGCGATAGCCTGCTGCACATCAGCCAGCCGCTGCCGCAGGGCGCGATACGGTTCCTGTCGCCCGCCTTTCTGTGGTTCTACGGTTACTATCTGCTGTGCGTGGGTCTATTCGCCGGTGCCTGGGCATGGTTAAGTCCACATCCCTGGCAGCGTTGGTCGATTCTTGGCACGTCGCTGATTATTTTCGTCACCTATTTTTCGGTCGAAGTCGGTGTGGCGGTCAACGACTGGTACGTTCCTTTTTACGATCTGATCCAGAAAGCGTTGAGCGCACCTAACGCCGTGACGATTCAGGCGTTTTACCAGCAGTTGCTGATTTTCCTCGGTATCGCGCTGACCGCGGTGACCGTCGGCGTGCTGAACCTGTTTTTCGTCAGCCATTACGTGTTCCGCTGGCGTACCGCCATGAACGACTACTACACCTCGCACTGGCAAGCGTTGCGCCACATTGAAGGGGCGGCGCAGCGTATTCAGGAAGACACCATGCGTTTCGCTTCCACCGTGGAAAGCCTGGGGGTCGATTTGGTGAAATCGCTGATGACGTTGATCGCCTTCTTACCGGTGCTGGTCAGCCTCTCTTCTCACGTCAAATCGCTGCCGCTGATCGGCGAGATTCCCTACGGCCTGGTGATTGCCGCTGTCATTTGGTCGCTGGCAGGTACCGGCGTGCTGGCGCTGATCGGCATCAAACTGCCGGGGCTGGAATTCAATAATCAGCGGGTGGAAGCCGCCTACCGTAAAGAGCTGGTGTATGGCGAGGATGACGCCAGCCGCGCCGCGCCGCCTACGGTAAAACAGCTGTTTGGCAACGTGCGGAAAAACTATTTCCGCCTTTACTTCCATTACACCTACTTCAACATCGCGCGGGTGCTTTATCTGCAAACAGACAATATCTTTGGCATCATCATGCTGTTGCCATCGATCGTCGCAGGCAGCCTGACGCTCGGCCTGATGACGCAGATCACCAACGTGTTCGATCAGGTGCGCGGCTCGTTCCAGTACCTGATCAACTCCTGGACCACCATCGTGGAACTGATGTCGATTTATAAACGTCTGCGCAGTTTCGAATCGGTAATTCAGGATGTGCCGATGACCACCGACGCCGCGGATGCCACTTCCGGCGCCTGA
- the sctU gene encoding type III secretion system export apparatus subunit SctU: MSEKTEKPTPKKLQDARKKGEVGQSQDVPKLLISFALLEMILALTDSGMSKLQALMQLPLSRITDPFGHAADEIFSEALSLLATFCLLTISVALLMRVVGGWIQYGPLFAVEALKVDFNRLNPINQIKQMFTMRKLTDMLTNILKAATIGLVFWLVVMPQLEWLVELAYGDLTTFWKGVENVLKSVARTTLSALLALGVLDFGLQKYYFLKQQRMSHEDIRNEFKNSEGDPHMKGHRKSVAQEILNEPASPRAKPKVEDADLLLVNPTHYAVALFYRPGKTPLPRILLKGEDDQAKALIARAHQAGVPVIRFIWLARTLYRIPEGHYIPRDTLQPVAQVYKVLRQLEKGLPARDVIEMG; the protein is encoded by the coding sequence ATGAGTGAAAAAACCGAAAAACCCACCCCAAAAAAGTTGCAGGACGCTCGCAAGAAAGGGGAAGTGGGCCAGAGCCAGGATGTGCCCAAGCTGCTGATCAGTTTCGCGTTGCTGGAGATGATTCTGGCGCTGACCGACAGCGGCATGAGCAAATTGCAGGCGCTGATGCAGCTGCCGTTGAGCCGCATCACCGACCCGTTCGGGCATGCGGCGGATGAAATTTTCAGCGAAGCGCTGTCGCTGTTGGCTACCTTCTGCCTGCTGACCATCAGCGTAGCGCTACTGATGCGCGTCGTTGGCGGTTGGATCCAGTACGGCCCGCTGTTTGCCGTCGAGGCGCTGAAAGTTGATTTCAACCGTCTCAATCCGATCAACCAGATCAAGCAAATGTTCACCATGCGCAAGCTCACCGACATGCTGACCAACATCCTGAAGGCGGCGACCATCGGGCTGGTGTTCTGGCTGGTGGTGATGCCGCAGCTGGAGTGGCTGGTGGAACTGGCTTACGGCGATCTGACCACGTTCTGGAAAGGGGTGGAAAACGTGCTGAAAAGCGTGGCGCGCACCACCCTTTCCGCGTTGCTGGCGTTGGGAGTGCTCGACTTCGGGCTGCAAAAATATTACTTCCTCAAACAGCAGCGCATGAGCCATGAAGATATCCGCAACGAGTTCAAAAACTCGGAAGGCGACCCGCACATGAAAGGCCATCGTAAATCGGTGGCGCAGGAGATCCTCAACGAACCGGCCAGCCCGCGCGCCAAACCCAAAGTGGAAGACGCCGATCTACTGCTGGTCAACCCGACCCACTACGCGGTGGCGCTGTTCTACCGCCCCGGCAAAACGCCGCTGCCGCGCATCCTGCTCAAGGGCGAAGACGATCAGGCCAAAGCGTTGATTGCCCGCGCCCATCAGGCCGGCGTGCCGGTGATCCGCTTCATCTGGCTGGCGCGCACCCTGTACCGGATACCGGAAGGCCACTACATCCCGCGCGACACCCTGCAACCGGTGGCGCAGGTCTATAAGGTATTACGTCAATTGGAGAAAGGCCTGCCGGCACGCGATGTGATCGAGATGGGTTGA
- a CDS encoding OsmC family protein produces the protein MADKIHRYQVQVSWTGNQGAGTASYRGYSRNHDISAPGKPTLPGSSDPSFRGDPARWNPEELLVASLSACHKLWYLGLCAGAGVTVVAYDDRAEGEMVEEAGGAGQFLSVTLRPRVVISADSDPQTALALHHQAHEMCFIARSVNFTVTHQPDIVVDNPSSSHR, from the coding sequence ATGGCAGACAAAATTCACCGCTATCAGGTACAGGTCAGTTGGACCGGCAACCAAGGCGCCGGCACCGCCAGCTATCGCGGTTACAGCCGCAATCATGACATCAGCGCGCCGGGCAAGCCGACGCTGCCCGGCTCATCCGACCCGAGTTTCCGCGGCGACCCCGCGCGCTGGAATCCGGAAGAGCTGCTGGTGGCGTCGCTGTCCGCCTGCCACAAGCTGTGGTATCTCGGGCTGTGCGCGGGGGCCGGCGTCACGGTGGTGGCCTACGACGACCGGGCGGAAGGAGAAATGGTGGAAGAGGCCGGCGGCGCCGGGCAATTTCTGTCGGTCACCCTGCGCCCGCGCGTGGTGATCAGCGCCGACAGCGACCCACAGACTGCTCTCGCGTTGCACCATCAGGCCCACGAGATGTGTTTTATTGCCCGCTCGGTTAACTTTACCGTCACCCACCAGCCGGACATCGTGGTCGATAACCCGTCGTCGTCGCACCGCTAG